The genome window TCCTCAACAGTTCAACAGCTGCCTCTCTGTACAGTCTTGAGGCCTCAcgtgtgtctctctgtcacatgGGATCAGACAGACTCAAGTGTGGGAAAATGTTGTCTGCGTGTCAGGCTCTTAGAGAAACACCTGCTCACTGCTCCATCCACAGACAATAGGCATGCTGTGAAACCACTGTGCCATCACCTCTCCACCATAgtgtggaaaagaaaatgaaacacatgcaAAGTCCAAAGTGTGTGGCAGCGTGTTATCATATTCACATTACCAGATCCACAAAAGGCCATACATGCAGCTGTACGGGTGACATGCACAATGGAATACTGTATATGTTGAGAAAGTGTCCCCTGTCATTTCTGAGCAGGTGTCTCAGGTGGGATGATGCTATGCAGCCACAATGGAGGGTtagcctcctcctctcagcctgaAATACAACCTCAGTCTTCAGTACGAAAACAAAAACCTGTCCTTGGCTTTCTAGGCTTTTCCCAGCAGTCCACTGTCCTCTGAATAGCATCTTTCTAAGGTTATTTCTCACCCAGACCAGATTCAGCTGGTTTTGGCATGAGGTAATGCATAACAGAGAGCGTATATATGTGACTGCAACACGTGTGGTTATTGACCTCCGTGAACCACCCCATGACAAATAATCAGTGTGTTCTTGACAACCTTATCAAATATTCAAGCAAACACGACCAGCACTCGTGAATTTGAACTCTGTAACcattatgtttattttacacatttatgaCATGATCACATTCCGTCTCTCAGTATCAAGATGGTACTTGTACTGCAATTTGTGTTGCAGTAAAAGTTAGTTCAGTTCCTCTGTGTATTGTTCTGGACCTGGACAACAAACTGAACTTTCTTAAAGACTTCAGAATCAGCTGAGATAAagtgatgacaaatgaaaacaggaagataAAGATATCAGCACTACAGACTCCTTCAGTGACTTTGCTAAGTGAGTTTGAGTGGGAGGAATAATTCACACTTCACTAAGAGAAGAGATGCTCAGCTTTGTGACCACTGACAACTGGGTGCTTGAATGtttaataatccaataataataatactactaataagaatagataaataaataaggtgGAAATAGCTGTTTCCCACTGCTTTCAGTCtgtaaagcttggtttaggcttctgcgtcgcggcgacgccgtacctacggcgtagaccctacgccgtcactgagcattcgtagttctgcgtcgagggaacgcgttgctccgcaattcaccgccaagccgctaggggagtgcggctgtgtctttgtatggtttcggggggctcttgctgccgcgaagaggagttgtagcggtggtcgtacttgcgtacctcctcgataattctttcttcggcttgatccagtttttcttgtagctctcaccacagaaactttgaaaatggcggtgttgttgtgctgcgaccatagggctgcgactgaaccgaaaattacgttctgaatggaccaatcacagtcctcgacgttcacgtcactacgcgtcgacgcgacgcgtagtcaggattttttggaggtgcgcgtcaggctacggcgtagggtccgcgtaggggtctgcgtcgacggcgtaggtacggcgacgcagaagcctaaaccaagcttaaggtaagctaagctaacagtctcaAGAGAGCAAAGAAGTGTACTTCCCACAATGTGGAAGTGTTCCTTTGAAACAGACTCCCATATCTCACTCATTAGTGAGAGATCACTCCCCACTGAACTCCTGTTGCTAACTTACACAAGTCAACACTGCACTCTCATCAGAGTCAAAGAGGCCAAGAAACCAGAATGTCTTGTTATAGCCTGAAACATATCAGTTGGTTTTACGGTTTAtcgaaacaaaatgaaagatttgATATTTATGAAAGGATTGAACTTGTGCTGCTCCCTCTAGAGCCAAAACCAGAACTTCACTTGATTGTTATGGCAAGAGTTATCTGTTCCATGTCTTGCACActggcattcacacacacacctttactctgtgtgtgtgtgtgtgtgtgtgtgtgtgtgtgtgtgtgtgtgtgtgtgcggcagGGGGAGTCAGCTCTTTACAAGCTTTTAACATTTTAGATTCCTTGCAGAACAGATATcatcaccccccaccccccacccgcCTCTATCTCTGCCAAACCAGAGGAAAGACCAGAGTGATCTCATCTACAAGTACTAAtggattacactgcagcctgtATCTTGCTCTGTCAGTGTTGCTGATGAATGAGGTTTTCTGTGATTCACAGAGCCAGTACACCAGAGGAATGCTGCCTTATCATCAAGTGATGAATGAGTGTGAGGAGTTCTTTTTCTGGACTCAGTGGTTTTGACGTATTGTGCAGTGAAAAGGCTTCTACTTCAACTTAAGTCCCTTTGGTGGAAAGACTCCTGATTAACATATGTTTGGATAGCAATGTCATGGAGACTTGTTAATGTTGGAAGTGAAGTCGGTGTGACTCTTGCCCTCCTCGGAAGTTGTTTTGAATAACCTAAATGCTGAGCAAATCCAGAAGCAACCCAAGCTTGTTTTTTAAAGAGGGTCATTTATTCAgcaacacctcctcctcctgctttcagTAGGGggagggttttgttttttatagaCTCTGTCTGATCGGCAGCAGGTATCTGTCAGGTAATATTTCCTCAGCGCTGATAACAAGTTGaacctgctttctgtctgttagCACCAAGTTCATACAACCAGAGAAACTCTAAGCCATTAAAGCTACAGCTGAGATCATAGGAGAAGGTTAACCTGCTGTTTTATGGCAGCCTCTGCTTACTGTTGGGTGAGTCAAAATAACAGAAAGTAAAGGGCCTGCTTTAATAGAGGAGAGACGAAAGAATCGTTAGCATTACTGAAGCAGGGCTACAACTCCAGACTGATTAATCAACTGAGAGTTGTGTGGCTTTACGGAACAGGGAGACGTGGGGGCCCCATTCACCCTTAAATCCTAACTCCTACAGTGTGTTCTTACAGCACCATCTGCCTAATCCTGACAGCTCCTCTATGAAATCACACTTCAGATTCTTACTGAATAGTTGTCAGTACAGTGCGAGGAGCAGCTtgatcacagcagctctgtaacTTGagaaagtttattttcagtctgttaATCCTTATTTCATTTCTGACTGTTATTGATGTGATGTCACTGACAAGGCCTGGTCTGTGGGGAAAGGGAGTTTCTTGTCGTTAAATATCTTGTTCCACACCTTACAGCCAGCTTTTCTTCATCGTTACCTTATTAATGTATCAATAGGCTAATGGTGGATATTTTTATGctcttctgtgtgtctgtgtgtgcttccaGTAGTCGTTTTTGAATCAGATAAGCCCTGACACACTTCTAGAAAGTCTGGCCATATCATGCATTGTCAGCATTTACTGAGTAATTGTCCTTGTTGCCAGCATGTCTGTGAGCAGACTTATCATATTGACCATAAGATGATTGATTGTGATatctctatttctgtctttccGTTCTGCTTACAGGGAAACAGCAAACATCCCCCTCATTGCTCTGGGTCTGAAGGAGACAAAAGAAGTTGACTTCTCCACTCCATTCAAGGTACAGAAACAACAGTGACACCACAGGTTCACCATTCCCTCCTCATTGCTGCACATGTATAGAAATAGTTGACATCTAGAATTGTGAATTTTGGCTGGAATATTTTCCTCAAAGTAAATGTGATATAGCTTCATTATGTTTTGGAACAAATAGATGCATGatattgtgatgtttttaaaatgtgtttcaacaGAATTTGAGGTTGCATTAGgtaaaatataaagaaaattaAACCCTAGGTTgaataaaaagtgacatttgGCTGTGTTGGCACTGAACTCCAAAAACATCATGACAGTCTAAACACAGAATTAatagacaaagaggaaaagcagtGTTAAGTTGAATGAAGGGCAGGAATATTAAAGGTTCACACATGCTGCTAATTTGCATTCAGCAGTTATGACCCACATTGGTAGGCGGTGTTTTCAGTTAGGATTTGGTTACTACAGAATTAAAGTCTCCTTTCATGAAGTATTTGGGTCGCATTGTTTGTGCCCTGTATATCCGTTTCTGCATTATGTTCACTATTTATTCATTCAGGAACAATACATCATCTGACTATAAAAAGATTTGCCTGATTCACCAAAGTAGGTCAGTTACTGAGACTGGTGGCGTTACACGTAGCTCTGTCCCACCTTAAGGAAGCACTCTCGCAAATGTCCAGATGGCACATTTACAGCGCCTCACATCCAGGTCCGGTTTATTGGCAGGCTACTGTGAGAGGTGTGCTGACTTTATGATCTCTGAGTAGGTTGATGCTGTCCCACTTCGTGACTGCGATCACACTTCAGTGTTAATGACTTAACTGCCTCTGGCTGGCGCTGACAGAATGACAGCTCTCACCAGACTGCTTGGCACTGCACAGTTGCTCGTGGCTTCTGTATGTAGCTCAGAATGATGTGACAGAGTATGCTAGTTGTCAGGGAGGCTGCCCTGTAATTGAAAGGTCATGTGCTTAAGCCTCAGAGCTCTCCCCAACAACTGGCCAGAGGAAATATTGTATTGAGATGTTGAGCTTTATTTGTTTCTGACAGGACTTCATCTTGGAGCACTACAGTGAAGACGGGAGCAATTATGAAGATGAGATTGCTGACCTGATGGACCTGCGACAGGTAGTGTGCACTCATAGTCTGGTCTGACttcatattttcatcatttctgacGTGTAGCTTCTGTTTTACAAGGAGAAaacatgattgttttttttgcatttcctgGCATATATTGTTTAATAGGTGTATATGTCTGTGGATGTGATCTAAAAGGGTTCAAAGGGCATTTTTCATGTCATCTCCCTTTAAAGGACTTTAATATACACCACATCCATAAAAGTTTCTGCCTCACAAAGCATAATGAAATCCTTTGTCTTAGgaaacattttcctttctcaTCTCGTGCTCTCTGGCCACACAGATACTTTCAGTTTTATTCGCTGAGGTTTTGAGATTTTAGTGCCTGGGATTTTTGCTGCCACCCAAGTTAGTGGAGATGAATGGATTCTTTTGatgtctgaaaaacaacaatgcatCTTTCAGGACATTGTCCCAGTTTCTTTGGGCTGTCCACAGACCTTGTTGTTAACAGATTAACTAGTGCTGATGCTGGTGGATGGTCCTTTGTAAACAGGACGTTGTTTCtccaaacatgttttaaattttgGATTCTGTGAGCATCACCAAAAATAATCACCTCTTTTATAAAGTATTCATGTAGTGGCACAATTTTGATTTGCAAAAACTTCAGTACATAAAGGTGCAGCTATTCACATATCGCATTTATCAAATCTCTTTCCTTTCATGTCCCAGGCTTGCAGAACGCCAAGTCGAAACGAGGCTGGGGTGGAACTGCTGGCAAAATACTTCAGCCACCTTCCTCTGATGGAGGCCCGATTCTTCTCCCCAACCCATCAGACCGGCATCTTCTTCACCTGGTACACACCAGTTATTATTAAATTCTTCACAAGATCTTcttaaaatacaacaaatgcaaacaacTACTTTAAAGGTTTatgaaacaaatacattatATTACCATAACCTCCTAACCTTAAGAAAGAAAGGCAACAGGTGAGATTATAGCAGTGATGAAGAAACAAGCAAAGCACATGGTACAGAAAGCTGTCCCGCTCTTTAATCTAGCTGCTATGAGCCTCTGAGCTCAAACAGCACAGGCTCAGCCATGTTGTTACTTTCTTAAACTCATGCATCAGCTGGGATATCTCTACCAGAAGAAGCCTGGCTACATTTTAACTCATAGGACAGATAAATAGGAAGGACTCGCAGCTTTTTGGTTTGACTACATGCTAAATGTACATTCAATCATGCAGCAGAGATGTAGACAAGGGAGAAGATTATTTCAAAGGCATGAACCCTTGTTTTGAGTCTGAAGATGgtttaaacacagagacaatgtATAAATATAGAACATATTATAATTATTTTAATTCTCCTTTTGCTTTTTACTTAATGTGATTTTGTAATGGTTTTGATTTGTGCTTTACAAAAGTAGATTCTAACAGCTTCTGCCTCTTTTCCTCAGGTACGACTCCTTCACAGGCGTGCCGGTGTGCCAGCAGAACCTGTCACTGGAGAAGGCCAGCATCCTCTTCAACATGGCCGCCCTCTACTCTCAGATTGGTACCCGTTGTGACCGACAGACAATAGCCGGCCTGGAGGAGGCCATCTCTTCCTTCCAGATTGCTGCAGGTAGGAGGAGAGGGGAGTGATGAACTGGTTTAATCAGATGATTCCTCTCTCACCAGCCTAGAAATGGTCTTATGGTGTCATTTCCAACATTCAAAGATGTCaaacattattttctttgttagtTAAAACCAGGCTTATCTGTGATCCCGTCTGGTTCCAGCAATTCAAGCTTGGGAAATAATGGGAGAACCGAAGCTTCTGACATGCTCCCATTGACAGAAACTGTACACAGAGAGAACCTATGATAGGTTGTGGGAatagagagaggaaggaaaggaaaggaaagacagGTTAAGGAGGAGGCTGAAGCACAGTGACGTCAACATGTTCTCTTAATCGTTTTGTTCTTTTAAACATTTGATATGTAACTCAGCCACTGTGGCCCCAAAATAGCCAGGCGCAGTGCTTCatccaaactgaaaatattcctctctttctgtgtaaTGCCCTTAACATTAAAAACTGTTCAGCCTTATTTTCCGAATGTGTGCCAGCCTCCACCCTCTGACTTCTGCTCCATGACGGAGAATGAATGCTGTTGATGTTTCTTTGGCTTCTTGTCATGTGGCTGAGCTCCAGAGAAGCACCAATCATATGAACTGGTTTCCCAACCCTCTGAGGTTTCAGAAAGCTCCGACAAGTCTTGATAGAATTATGACTGGCCAGTATGAGGAGTATCGCAGTATAATTACAGCTCTGAACAGGCCGTGGCTTTGGTTATGTTGCTTTGATGACTATAATTTAGGCTTGTACTATGTAAAACAATTATGCCTGTTATGAGCAACATTGTCACCAGTATAAGGAGCCAGTAATAAACTAAGCTGGGAGGTGATAGGCAGGGATGCTAGCTGTTGAGGTGCTGTCACAGTACTCTTAAGCCAGGGACACAAAAGAGGTTTGGAGGATGGGAGGAGCCAGCCAACGATGGTAGAACCTTCAATGAAGACGAGCGAGGCTCTGCTCTGTTATTAAGTTGTCTACAAGCCTGTGCTGCCAGGTTTTCAATGTGTAAAATAAGAGGCAGGCGTTCTCAGTTGGAATGCAGATGACCTTATTGCTTCCACTGAACATGGAAAATTAATTTCAGGAGGTTTGTGTCTTGGCTCGGTTTTAAAGAAGCATGCACGCGTTGATCTCACTGTGAGCAGTGAGCCTTACTCCCTTACTGGAAGCTGCAGTAACAGGAACAAGCCCCACCAAAAAAAGAAGTCGATGATCTGACAAACTGAATCATTTGACTCTCTGTATGGAACCCTTTTAAAACATCTGTATAAGAGAGTGTCAGTAATTAGGGTTAATGCACCAGCATGCCGAAGAGCCTAATCTGTCATTTTGTGGACCAGCAAGCTGTTTGTTTCTCACAAATGGACTGTTTGAGTTCGGCCCATGACAAATCACTGTCGCCTAAACTATTAACTCTACTATCACACTATTGCTAGTAGTACTGGCTACTAAAGTGACCTAGAGTAACCCTTTGCTACATTTCATACTCTGCAGAATACTCTGCATGAATATAGTCTCCCCTGTAACCTATTTTCTCCATTCAGGACTTATCCACACATGACAGCAAAACCCGAACTACAGTGACTCTGTTCTGTGTGGATACAAATGACAGATTTTGCCTGGATTACATGAAAGGACTTCTTGTCAATTAGCTGACCCTGACTTCACTGTTGAGAtaggaaagagagagatttgaTTCACTGCTGGCCTGAAAATAGAATCACaaacaaaatgctaaaaaaagaaattcttaGTATGTGGAATCCCATTAATCAAATTATATTTGTCTTTACAGACCTAAATTGGATCTAGGTAATCATGGTTTACCTGCTTCTGTTTTCTATATGACGcatcactcttttttttttttttaattgaccaGAAAGTTTTCAGTTCAGAAGCAAGCTGGGAAAGTCTAGATTGAGAAAAGAAGCCTTGTCCTCCGTTGCCATTGTTTTGGCACAGAGCCTCCTAACCGAGCTGAATGATTGTTACCTATGATTGATGCTTCCTTGGAATAGTTTTCGAGCTGTGCTGACCTCTCGTTCCGCCACAGGTATCCTGAACCAACTGAAAGAGACATTCACCCACACTCCCAGCTACGACATGAGTCCGGCCATGCTCAGTATGTTGATTCGGATGATGCTTGCTCAGGCTCAGGAGTGTCTGTTTGAGAAGACTGCACTGCCCGGGATCCGAAACCAGTTTAATTCCCTGATGAAAATGGCCCAGGAGGCTGCAAAGGTAAATGGCACCAAAGGCACATGCCCCTCACATCGTATAGGGActgtcttctctcctcagcTGCGGATCAGTGGGATATATTGTACTTAGagtgaatgtaatgtaataatgtcACCACAGTCAGATCTCTCACTCCTATCAGTGATTGTATCCAGTGCTTTTATTGTCCTCTCAGTAACTCTATCTCCTTTTCCTGCCAGGTCTCAGAAATCTACGACCAAGTCCACCAGTCCATGATCCAGACGCCAATCAAAGACAACGTCCCGTTGTTCTGGTCCACCATGTCGCAAGTGAAAACCAACCACTACCGCTCCATGGCACACTACTTTGTAGCCTCAGCGCTCCTGGACCACCAATGTAAGAACAACTGCTTATAGAGACGTTAATAATTTTCACCCGGATTTGATGTGTGCAAGATGGTGGAGAAAGGTTGGACTGAATTTAAAATGGGAGAAAGTCAGGGAAGGTGAAAGGAACTGAAGAGAATGTCACCATGGAGCTATAGATTCAAGTTAGAGTACAGTCGGCATAAAAGCCATTTTTCTGCTTATGTGAAGCATAACTGTCAGAGCATGATTACAGTGCATAGTAATTTACACTGCACCAGGTACAGTGATGATACAGCAGATGGCAAATGGAGACAGGTGTGTTCTCCACAGACATACTGTAATACGAAGTAGGAGTGAATTTTGGTTAACATGTGGTGTGCATGTCAGCAAAGTTTTATTCACTCCATCTACCGTGCAAGCTTTAGTGGACTTGTTCTATGGTATTAGCCTGCTGTTGGCTGTTGGTGTGTAAAACAATTCTTGGATTGGTGTTATAAGACTTTAGCTGGCTGATTCTGAACACCCAGGAAAGCCTGATCCTTTTCTTAAAGTGCTGTATGGGCCAGTGGGTTGGTCATGTCAGTTGGCCGGACAGAACCGCAGCCAGCCACAGTGCTATTACATAACGGCTATTTagagaccaacacacacacacacaccaacacacacaccccgtGGTAAAGAGAGGCCGAGTTTCCAGGAACGGGATGGACAGAGTGAGAGtggaaggaaaaagagaggtGGTTGGAGTGAGTGAAATTGACTGGCTGTACTGTACAATGCTGCAGGATTACAGTTATGTAGCCTCTTAATGCTGTCTGCATAATCAAGTGTCACAGAGAGCAAGGGAGAGAGCCAACggctgagagagggaggagggagagttgTGAGTGAACAAAAACTCtccagcagtgctgctgctaaTTTTGTATCGTGCTCTGTGGcttgtcattatttttgacatCTTATAGACTTCACAACAAATCATTTAGTTAAATTAAACCTTCTTGAAAAACGTTATTTTCAACCCATAATTCAAAATGTCCCACTGCTATGAACAATTGTGATTTAGGAGAAATTCAACTGAAaaccaaaggaaacaaaatgcaGCAGATTATATTCAGGTTTCCAGTGGATGGTCGTAGTTTTACTCGGTGTGAAGAGCAGGACGGCACTGAACAGAGGAACAACGGAGCGGAGCAGCTTTGAGTTTGGCAGCTCATTAAAAGATTCCTGTGTGACTGAGGAGAATAGAGCAATTAACCACAGGACTGTAGAGAGACGACTCAGCCTAGAAACAGGACAGAATAAAGACTGCTGAAGTAAACAGATGAACCACAAACACTGCTAAATAATCGCTTTATTCTGCCTCTGTGAACCAGCCTAGTCAGGGGAAGCTTAGAAAGCTCTGAGGCTTCAGATTTATGTTGAAAATCTGCTCAACCAGATTTGAAacgtaaaaaacattttcatttgtgcagAGTTTAAAGTGTGCCACAGTGTCTGCATGCACTGTGCATACATTGTCCTGTCTATCATATGTCATCAAAGTGACTGCCAGTCAAGATTTCTTTATTGTTACATCTCAGTTGTACAGGTATAAGAGAGTGTAGAATTGTTTGGTTTTGGCTCCTTGGCATAGCTGCAGCAGTAACACTAAGACCAACAATAAGGGCATTAATGTTAGCCACATGTTTCAGCATTGATCCCAATCTTGGTCGGAGACAAATTTTTTTTCATGAATTTTGATGTGGATTCTGTGTGTTTAGTGGGTCCCAGTGATGATGAGGACCAGCAGGAGAAGACCTTGTCACAGGTCTATGATCGCCTTCCTGAGGGACGCTCACCTCTGGAcatcctgaaaaacaaagatgaacGTGAACGCATTGGTAAGAGTGCAAACATAGGCTGAGCACAGCAGAAAGCAAAAGAAGACAATAACAGACAGCAGGCTGATAACAGCGGACTGACTGCCTGCACCGCTTCTCCTCACCTGCCCTGTGTGAATTTTCCCTCCTTCCTGCAGGTAAAGCACACGTTCGTCGGGCCATCCTGGGTCACGAGGAGGCTCTGAGGATCCATGGGTTGTGCCACCACTTGAACAAGCTGGACGTGCTGCAGGACATTTTAAAAGCCAGTCATCAGCGCTCGCTCAACAagtacagtgaaaatgaaaatggggATGAGTTCACGGACTACATGGAGGCCCCAGACATCATCTGTGAGTCTGACGAATGAAAATATCCTGGAACACGAGAAGCGAAGGCAGGATTAGAAATACAATTACAAACAAAGTATTTTTGAGTCTCGGCACTGAGGTGACAGCTATTGTTCACATAGAAACTTACTGTCGccacaacaaacacttcacaaATGACACCAGTGTCGAGCAGGACCAGGGAGTTGCTTTGTGACGTTTGTCTCTTAGGAAACGCCTCATAAAAaggctgctgtgttgtgtgctaCACCTGCTGCAATCAGATGTGCTAAGTGACATTTATTTCCAGGTACAGATGATGTAATGTTTACTCTGCTCActccctgcctgcctctcctttgttttttccctttctttccaaTAGCTAAAACAGAGCACAAAGCAGAGATGGAGGTCCCTACAACCACAAAGGTGAAAGTCACTGACTTCTTCCAGAGGCTGGTATGTGGGTTACTAATATTCTTCCACTTACAATGTCTTTTTACATGCTGGTTGGTTTTATTCAGCAAGTGACATGAAATAGCTCTGGATTTGTTTGAGATCTTgtgttgcttgtgttttttaacaCTCAGAGCTaattttttctgttatttctgaaTACAACCAACCAAAGGTGAGTCTCCTGGAAGCTTTGGCACATTTGACCAACCTTTTGGATCGGCAGCCAATCCAAAGGCTTATTTTGTTTCAAAAGCCTCCTGGACTTTCACCCAAAGCGACAAGTGCAACACTAATAACACTAACCGTGGACAGAGGTGCCCTGATCCTGACTTGAGTATCACAGTGGTGGATGGGAGGGGGCAATGGTGTCCTCTGTCACTGGACTCTTCTGCTCAGTTGTTAATAATTTCTGTCATTGAGCACAGTTTACAATTACTATTTCAAACTAACAGGCTCTAATTTAATCAGCAATGTCAGCAACAAGACTAAAATCCTTCTGGATCCACAGAGAAATGACAGGCTGAAAATTTAAATCCTGCACAATCTCTCCATCCAATCACTGCAGTGATGATTAATGGAGCGGGGGTGACAGGCATCAGCCTGCTGATGGCTGGGATTGAGTGTCAGGATTTTGTGGAGCAAAGATTTTCCCATCCGATAAGAAGTGTGGCTCCAGCAGTCTAAAAAGTAGTTAGTGATCAGTCATGGCTAATGttgaaatgattcattgattagtcGATCTAGTCAACGGAAAAGTAACTGATGACAGTTTTGATCATTTAAGTCCTTTTTATAAGTAAAAAACTTCTGAAACACCTTATATATGCTCGCTTTGAAATGATGGTTAAGTATTtactaaaaacaacattttttttgctttactaGTGATCATTAAAATAGCTGATGCATCCATAACTGTGTCATGCAGCTGTAACTATATGGTTTGATAGATGTTGTATATCTGCAGCCCAACATTCAAGTACACATAAATGATATGCTCAGTATGTTGGATGTTTTTTGTATGAATGACTTTGTTTAAAGAGCTTATTAAGGACTGCGTGCCtttccaaaatgaaatgaactgtgACTGGCCTGGTGTGAgtacaaatgcaaaaaaaaaatattctgtaCTCATTTCAGAAACCTGGCAACGCAGAGGGGCAGGTGTAAGAGCGATtgatcattttaatgttgcCCTGTGGCCACATGACTTTCATATACCCCCTGagtgtgtatacagtatatgtagtGATGTTCGAACAGATCACAGATGTTGACTTTAATCTTGTTTAACGAGCCTGTAGTCTCCCCCCAGGCTTTTAACAACACCTTTGAACTTTAAAACTCTGAAAGGACATCAGTCAAGTCAGTGAAACCCGTAGTCATACTGATCCCAGCATCCCCACAATGTCTCCACCCAGGGTCCTCTGTCAGTCTTCTCAGCCAAGCAGCGGTGGACAGCCCCACGGACAATACGAATTTGCCCAGAAGACAGAGACCTGGGCTTCACCCTTAAAGGAGAAACACCAGTCCAGGTGGTTTCGCTGGATCCCCTCAGCCCAGCTGCTGTGAGTTAACCtatgtgttttcctttccttttgcTGGACAAGGAAAGATTGATCTTGTGTTGTGTAGCCAGCCTTTGGTCAGTACGGTATAAAAATCAGCATTCAGAGACTTGAAATGACCTTGAGATTGGTTGTCCGTCACAGCAAACATCATCCTTTATTTCTGATCAACCTTCTGTGATGCATTTTGTAGTTAATgacataaaacatgcaaatcCATGTGTTTTGTCCTTTTACAATGCTTTCTGCcttacagtatacagtatagtAAAATATGATGACGTTCAGGAGGTCACAGTTTACTGTCATCTTTATTAGCTGATGCATCATTAGAAGCATCTGTAGTTTGACACAGGGTTTTCATTATCTACTATCTTATCACATTTTAGAGTTCAGAGGCCATGTTCAGTACTCTTCTGTCAAACTCACTCTGCAAAGGAGCAGGGAGatgctctgtctgcagtgggAGAACTAGCTGCTTAAAGTTTCAGACATGCTTGCGTACTGAATATCAAATAAGTTCAAATTAAAGCCATTTGTTGGAACCTAAATGTGATTGAGGCTCACAGAATGTTTGGagcccccctctcctccacagccacTGTGGCTACTAATTTAATTAAGAATCAGAGAGTATGTACTCTGGGCAATCCTTTTTAGCCTGACGGCTCATTAAGAGGTGCTGACAAAGAGCAGACACTTCTTAGGCCTTGCAGGCTATGCAGAGAAACAGATTAGCAGCATTACACAAGTCTAAC of Chaetodon auriga isolate fChaAug3 chromosome 1, fChaAug3.hap1, whole genome shotgun sequence contains these proteins:
- the rhpn2 gene encoding rhophilin-2 isoform X2 — its product is MTDTLLPNAIKDSGGEGSYFRKGCNPFAQTGRSKLQNKRASLNQQIIKQMRMRAGAENLLKATSNNKVKEMVLLELSYVNSNLQLLMGQLEGLNSSVEVYQNTQETANIPLIALGLKETKEVDFSTPFKDFILEHYSEDGSNYEDEIADLMDLRQACRTPSRNEAGVELLAKYFSHLPLMEARFFSPTHQTGIFFTWYDSFTGVPVCQQNLSLEKASILFNMAALYSQIGTRCDRQTIAGLEEAISSFQIAAGILNQLKETFTHTPSYDMSPAMLSMLIRMMLAQAQECLFEKTALPGIRNQFNSLMKMAQEAAKVSEIYDQVHQSMIQTPIKDNVPLFWSTMSQVKTNHYRSMAHYFVASALLDHQLGPSDDEDQQEKTLSQVYDRLPEGRSPLDILKNKDERERIGKAHVRRAILGHEEALRIHGLCHHLNKLDVLQDILKASHQRSLNKYSENENGDEFTDYMEAPDIISKTEHKAEMEVPTTTKGPLSVFSAKQRWTAPRTIRICPEDRDLGFTLKGETPVQVVSLDPLSPAAADGLKEGDYIVAVGDTDCKWLGVSEVMRLLKDVNEEGIDIQVVSMMDSNPAMPTKSATFCGNLPKTYSMICLAYDDDDKNPKSRKVAKKSSFINWGLKNKLKSASTLSLPTSDHSSTLPWNKPCPTFPSSSSYNNDSALY
- the rhpn2 gene encoding rhophilin-2 isoform X1, translating into MTDTLLPNAIKDSGGEGSYFRKGCNPFAQTGRSKLQNKRASLNQQIIKQMRMRAGAENLLKATSNNKVKEMVLLELSYVNSNLQLLMGQLEGLNSSVEVYQNTQETANIPLIALGLKETKEVDFSTPFKDFILEHYSEDGSNYEDEIADLMDLRQACRTPSRNEAGVELLAKYFSHLPLMEARFFSPTHQTGIFFTWYDSFTGVPVCQQNLSLEKASILFNMAALYSQIGTRCDRQTIAGLEEAISSFQIAAGILNQLKETFTHTPSYDMSPAMLSMLIRMMLAQAQECLFEKTALPGIRNQFNSLMKMAQEAAKVSEIYDQVHQSMIQTPIKDNVPLFWSTMSQVKTNHYRSMAHYFVASALLDHQLGPSDDEDQQEKTLSQVYDRLPEGRSPLDILKNKDERERIGKAHVRRAILGHEEALRIHGLCHHLNKLDVLQDILKASHQRSLNKYSENENGDEFTDYMEAPDIISKTEHKAEMEVPTTTKVKVTDFFQRLGPLSVFSAKQRWTAPRTIRICPEDRDLGFTLKGETPVQVVSLDPLSPAAADGLKEGDYIVAVGDTDCKWLGVSEVMRLLKDVNEEGIDIQVVSMMDSNPAMPTKSATFCGNLPKTYSMICLAYDDDDKNPKSRKVAKKSSFINWGLKNKLKSASTLSLPTSDHSSTLPWNKPCPTFPSSSSYNNDSALY